A region from the Halomarina litorea genome encodes:
- a CDS encoding M20/M25/M40 family metallo-hydrolase encodes MADFATRYGADCRAFVERLLSFASTPGDEAAVQAFVRGHLDALGFETYEWTADPERLADHDSFPDDPAEISTTDRPSVAGVLELGSGKGRTLVLNGHVDVVPARYSSGGEERASDAVPANERQWESDPFTPTWDGEDLTARGAADMKSGLAACVYAARALGDRAEAGEVDVDGRVVVESVAGEEEGGIGAAAAALDSPYPFGRDAAIIAEPTELTPVVASEGSLMVELELTGRSAHAATRWRGESVLPHFERVRAALDDFETEREESVTHPLYEAFPVAWPVVVGTVRAGEWASTVPDHLVAEARVGVAPGETVAEVETALREHLASLADADPWLADHLSMDRSGIQFEASEISPDEPVVRAVQAGMATHGLADDEPRGVTYGADARHYVEAGVPTVLFGPGSIEEAHFPDETIHWPDVERAGAVLSAAAAVYLSS; translated from the coding sequence ATGGCCGACTTCGCGACACGCTACGGCGCGGACTGCCGCGCGTTCGTCGAGCGACTGCTCTCGTTCGCGTCGACGCCCGGCGACGAGGCGGCGGTGCAGGCGTTCGTCCGCGGCCACCTCGACGCGCTGGGCTTCGAGACGTACGAGTGGACGGCCGACCCCGAACGACTCGCGGACCACGACTCCTTCCCCGACGACCCCGCCGAGATTTCGACGACGGACCGCCCGAGCGTCGCGGGCGTCCTCGAACTCGGCTCCGGAAAGGGGCGCACGCTGGTTCTGAACGGCCACGTGGACGTCGTCCCTGCGAGATACTCGAGCGGGGGCGAAGAGCGGGCGAGCGACGCAGTCCCCGCGAACGAGCGGCAGTGGGAGAGCGACCCGTTCACCCCGACGTGGGACGGCGAGGACCTCACGGCGCGCGGCGCGGCCGACATGAAGTCGGGGCTGGCGGCGTGCGTCTACGCCGCCCGCGCGCTCGGCGACCGGGCGGAGGCGGGCGAGGTCGACGTGGACGGGCGCGTCGTCGTCGAGAGCGTCGCGGGGGAGGAAGAGGGGGGTATCGGCGCAGCGGCCGCCGCACTCGACTCCCCGTACCCCTTCGGGCGCGACGCCGCGATAATCGCCGAACCGACCGAACTCACGCCCGTCGTGGCCAGCGAGGGGAGTCTCATGGTCGAACTGGAACTCACGGGTCGGTCGGCCCACGCCGCGACGCGCTGGCGCGGCGAGTCCGTCCTCCCGCACTTCGAGCGCGTCCGGGCGGCGCTGGACGACTTCGAGACCGAACGCGAGGAGTCGGTGACCCACCCGCTGTACGAGGCGTTTCCCGTCGCGTGGCCTGTCGTCGTCGGGACGGTGCGGGCGGGCGAGTGGGCGTCGACGGTCCCCGACCACCTCGTCGCGGAGGCGCGCGTCGGCGTCGCCCCGGGCGAGACGGTGGCGGAGGTGGAGACGGCGCTCCGCGAACACCTCGCGTCGCTCGCCGACGCGGACCCGTGGCTGGCCGACCACCTCTCGATGGACCGTTCCGGTATCCAGTTCGAAGCGAGCGAGATATCGCCGGACGAACCCGTCGTCCGGGCGGTTCAGGCGGGGATGGCGACCCACGGCCTCGCGGACGACGAGCCACGCGGGGTCACCTACGGCGCGGACGCGCGCCACTACGTCGAGGCGGGCGTCCCGACGGTGCTGTTCGGGCCGGGGAGCATCGAGGAGGCGCACTTCCCGGACGAGACGATTCACTGGCCGGACGTGGAACGGGCGGGCGCGGTGCTGTCCGCGGCGGCGGCGGTCTACCTCTCCTCGTGA
- a CDS encoding non-histone chromosomal MC1 family protein has product MARNDDGKRNFALREASGTESSVFSGRTPRQAALKAARRLDPADSEDAAQRTELRLREKGTKKVHHYEGWAWVEEAPDDKPDWMPGRITKANVSKQGIEHLEEI; this is encoded by the coding sequence ATGGCACGTAACGACGATGGCAAGCGCAACTTCGCGCTGCGAGAAGCGAGTGGAACCGAATCGAGCGTGTTCTCCGGACGGACGCCCCGACAGGCCGCACTGAAGGCGGCCCGCCGCCTTGACCCGGCGGACTCCGAGGACGCGGCACAACGAACCGAACTTCGCCTCCGGGAGAAGGGGACGAAGAAGGTCCACCACTACGAGGGGTGGGCGTGGGTCGAGGAGGCCCCGGACGACAAACCCGACTGGATGCCCGGACGCATCACGAAGGCCAACGTCTCCAAGCAGGGTATCGAACACCTCGAAGAGATCTGA
- a CDS encoding Mur ligase has translation MGPFGRGRRHRRLLEGVDLRIAVSGIRGKSSTTRRLHDVFYERGYDTLAKITGDFPLTVHNGVEEPIARDGRRVTLYENERVLGEFLPRLFAEEPKDVLVAENQAITEYTMRMVNERFVRPHVILLTNIRQDHNDTLGKDRQTIARSFARSIPAGTHVVSGEQHPVIHDYLAAELERRDATLTQVEVPEEHRSYTGAETVYAIDEILRFADEPPLDEERRLSLLGGFRPDWLDLGDGLLFNAAKVNEIESTELFRRHLAGDAPDARVVCPFVFLRRDRRGRSASFAEYADILHDRGLIDRVHVAGAGTGAFARAVDPPATEHDIETTAPETVLDRLLATGQPVVLMANTVHPFMRRMREVVDARTVGTVPGRMDGGD, from the coding sequence ATGGGGCCGTTCGGGCGCGGTCGCAGGCACCGCCGCCTGCTCGAGGGCGTCGACCTCCGCATCGCCGTCTCCGGCATCCGTGGGAAGTCCTCGACGACCCGCCGACTCCACGACGTCTTCTACGAGCGCGGCTACGACACGCTGGCGAAGATAACCGGCGACTTCCCGCTGACGGTCCACAACGGGGTCGAAGAACCCATCGCCCGGGACGGCCGGCGGGTCACGCTCTACGAGAACGAGCGCGTCCTCGGAGAGTTCCTCCCTCGCCTGTTCGCCGAGGAGCCGAAGGACGTCCTCGTCGCCGAGAACCAGGCCATCACTGAGTACACGATGCGCATGGTCAACGAGCGGTTCGTCCGGCCACACGTCATCCTCCTCACGAACATCCGGCAGGACCACAACGACACGCTCGGGAAGGACCGTCAGACCATCGCGCGGTCGTTCGCCCGCTCGATTCCCGCGGGGACCCACGTCGTCAGCGGGGAGCAACACCCCGTCATCCACGACTACCTCGCGGCGGAACTGGAGCGGCGCGACGCGACGCTGACGCAGGTCGAGGTTCCCGAAGAGCACCGGTCGTACACGGGCGCCGAGACGGTGTACGCGATAGACGAGATACTCCGCTTCGCGGACGAACCGCCGCTCGACGAGGAGCGCAGACTGTCGCTCCTGGGCGGGTTCCGGCCCGACTGGCTGGACCTCGGCGACGGCTTGCTGTTCAACGCGGCGAAGGTCAACGAGATAGAGAGCACGGAGCTGTTCCGCCGGCACCTCGCCGGGGACGCCCCCGACGCCCGGGTGGTCTGCCCGTTCGTCTTCCTCAGGCGGGACCGACGCGGGCGCAGCGCCTCCTTCGCCGAGTACGCCGACATCCTCCACGACCGGGGGCTCATCGACCGGGTACACGTCGCGGGCGCGGGGACGGGCGCGTTCGCCCGCGCGGTCGACCCTCCGGCGACGGAACACGACATCGAGACGACGGCTCCCGAGACGGTCCTCGACCGCCTGCTGGCGACCGGACAGCCGGTGGTGCTGATGGCGAACACCGTCCACCCGTTCATGCGCCGGATGCGCGAAGTCGTCGACGCGCGGACCGTGGGGACGGTCCCCGGGCGGATGGACGGCGGGGACTGA
- the pheS gene encoding phenylalanine--tRNA ligase subunit alpha, with translation MQLPQAQVAVLEAASANEPRTVEAIASETGESETAVTRAAFELQDAGLLTVEESVEESATITEEGETYRESGLPELRLFRAAVDAGAGDEAVSMGRLIGASGLEGGEVDIALSNFARKGYGEIDSGAVHAAEADPDTDEEAAALDALAAGEAVAEEVLASLERRNLVAREERTVRTVELTDEGVTALMEGVEAADTVGQVTPELLTSGEWRDVTFSEYNVEADAETVTGGREHILRQTANRVKDVLVGMGFSEMDGPHVDSEFWINDCLFMPQDHPARTHWDQFVLSAPERVDEDALPADLVERVASAHREGVGDDGEGYHSPWSADVARGLDLRGHTTSLSMRYLSGYAEGELEPPQRWFSVEKVYRNDTLDATHLLEFFQIEGWVMAEDLSVRDLMGTFTEFYEQFGITDVEFKPHYNPYTEPSFELFGRHPETGEVVEIGNSGVFRPEVLEPLGVDCDVMAWGLSLERLLMLMYGFEDIRDVHGTLCDLDLLRTVEVVH, from the coding sequence ATGCAACTCCCACAGGCGCAGGTCGCGGTCCTCGAGGCCGCGAGCGCGAACGAACCGAGAACCGTCGAGGCCATCGCAAGCGAGACCGGCGAGTCAGAGACCGCGGTCACGCGCGCAGCCTTCGAACTACAGGACGCGGGCCTTCTCACCGTCGAGGAGTCCGTCGAGGAGTCCGCCACCATCACCGAGGAAGGCGAGACGTACCGCGAATCGGGCCTTCCCGAACTCCGCCTGTTCCGGGCCGCCGTCGACGCGGGCGCGGGTGACGAGGCCGTCTCGATGGGGCGACTCATCGGCGCGTCGGGACTGGAGGGAGGGGAGGTGGACATCGCGCTGTCGAACTTCGCCCGGAAGGGGTACGGCGAAATCGACAGCGGGGCCGTCCACGCCGCCGAGGCCGACCCCGACACAGACGAGGAGGCCGCCGCCCTCGACGCCCTCGCGGCGGGCGAGGCGGTGGCGGAGGAGGTCCTCGCGTCCCTCGAACGGCGGAACCTCGTCGCGCGCGAGGAGCGCACCGTCCGAACCGTCGAACTCACCGACGAGGGGGTCACCGCCCTGATGGAGGGCGTCGAGGCCGCAGACACCGTCGGGCAGGTCACGCCGGAACTGCTCACCAGCGGCGAGTGGCGCGACGTGACGTTCAGCGAGTACAACGTCGAGGCGGACGCCGAGACGGTCACGGGAGGGCGCGAGCACATCCTCCGACAGACCGCCAACCGCGTGAAGGACGTCCTCGTCGGGATGGGCTTCTCGGAGATGGACGGCCCACACGTGGACTCGGAGTTCTGGATCAACGACTGCCTGTTCATGCCGCAGGACCACCCCGCGCGCACCCACTGGGACCAGTTCGTCCTCTCGGCACCCGAACGGGTGGACGAGGACGCCCTGCCCGCCGACCTCGTCGAACGGGTCGCGTCGGCCCACCGCGAGGGCGTCGGCGACGACGGCGAGGGCTACCACTCGCCGTGGAGCGCGGACGTCGCCCGAGGACTGGACCTGCGCGGGCACACCACCTCGCTGTCGATGCGCTACCTCTCGGGGTACGCGGAGGGCGAACTCGAACCCCCACAGCGGTGGTTCTCCGTCGAGAAGGTGTACCGCAACGACACGCTGGACGCGACGCACCTGCTGGAGTTCTTCCAGATCGAGGGGTGGGTGATGGCCGAGGACCTCTCCGTGCGCGACCTGATGGGGACGTTCACCGAGTTCTACGAGCAGTTCGGCATCACGGACGTGGAGTTCAAGCCCCACTACAACCCCTACACTGAGCCGAGCTTCGAACTGTTCGGCCGGCACCCGGAGACGGGTGAGGTGGTCGAAATCGGCAACTCGGGCGTCTTCCGACCCGAAGTACTGGAACCCCTCGGCGTCGACTGCGACGTGATGGCGTGGGGCCTCTCGCTCGAACGACTGCTCATGCTCATGTACGGCTTCGAGGACATCCGCGACGTGCACGGGACGCTGTGTGACTTAGACCTCCTGCGGACCGTGGAGGTGGTTCACTGA
- the pheT gene encoding phenylalanine--tRNA ligase subunit beta: MPVVDVDPDELRRLASTEKDDEELKSDLFALGLEYEGETEDGEFQLEFAPDRLDRLSVEGVARSLRYQYGTDRGVYVPKTNSAEWVIEVEESVPAERPYVTGAIVRGLDMSEAGLESLIQLQEKLHATMGRKRAKGAIGVHDLTMLKGRSARDDAPKSITYRGVEPDGDTFVALDSDEELTPGEVLEEHQTGQQYADLVEGYERYPAIYDDIGLFSFPPVINGRRTEVTEDSRDLFIEMTGTDQWTVDRMLAIVCYALDARGGRVEEVRVEYPEGEAYDQPALTRPDFEVERKSVTHERVESLLGLDLAEETVVDCLERSGLDAETAEVGDDELAYDVSVPPYRVDVLHAVDVVDDVGRAYGFNDLAPRYPDVNTIGGRHERTRLEDAARDVLVGLGFEDMLNFHLASERDCFERLGLDVPEGDAPALDAPLGEAPPVTIAEPYSEDYTLVRTWALPSLMMVLENNTHRSYPQDLAEIGLAAHVDTSEETKTAERRTVAGVLARTDAGYEAAKGRLQALARAFDVGLETPPTSHPTFIEGRCASVVLDGEAVGVVGEIHPRVLVEHDLEVPVAAFEFDLAALN; this comes from the coding sequence ATGCCCGTCGTCGACGTGGACCCCGACGAACTGCGCCGGCTGGCATCGACCGAGAAGGACGACGAGGAGCTCAAATCCGACCTGTTCGCCCTCGGGCTGGAGTACGAGGGGGAGACGGAGGACGGCGAGTTCCAGCTAGAGTTCGCCCCGGACCGACTGGACAGGCTCTCCGTGGAGGGGGTCGCCCGCTCCCTGCGGTACCAGTACGGGACCGACAGGGGCGTGTACGTCCCGAAGACCAACAGCGCGGAGTGGGTCATCGAGGTGGAGGAGTCGGTGCCCGCAGAACGCCCGTACGTCACGGGGGCTATCGTCCGCGGACTGGACATGAGCGAGGCCGGCCTGGAGTCGCTCATCCAGTTGCAGGAGAAACTCCACGCGACGATGGGCCGCAAGCGCGCGAAGGGAGCCATCGGCGTCCACGACCTGACGATGCTGAAGGGTCGCTCGGCGCGCGACGACGCCCCGAAGTCCATCACCTACCGGGGCGTGGAACCCGACGGCGACACGTTCGTCGCCCTCGACAGCGACGAGGAACTGACGCCCGGGGAGGTCCTCGAAGAACACCAGACGGGACAGCAGTACGCCGATCTGGTGGAGGGCTACGAGCGCTACCCGGCCATCTACGACGACATCGGCCTGTTCTCGTTCCCGCCGGTCATCAACGGCCGGCGGACGGAGGTCACGGAGGACTCCCGGGACCTGTTCATCGAGATGACGGGCACCGACCAGTGGACCGTCGACAGGATGCTCGCCATCGTCTGCTACGCGCTCGACGCCCGCGGTGGGCGCGTCGAGGAGGTGCGCGTCGAGTACCCCGAGGGCGAGGCGTACGACCAGCCGGCGCTCACGCGCCCCGACTTCGAGGTGGAGCGAAAGTCCGTCACCCACGAACGCGTCGAGTCGTTGCTGGGCCTCGATTTGGCGGAGGAGACGGTCGTGGACTGTCTGGAGCGTTCGGGACTGGACGCCGAGACGGCGGAGGTGGGAGACGACGAACTCGCGTACGACGTGAGCGTCCCGCCCTACCGGGTGGACGTCCTCCACGCCGTCGACGTCGTGGACGACGTGGGCCGTGCCTACGGGTTCAACGACCTCGCGCCGCGCTACCCGGACGTGAACACCATCGGGGGCCGCCACGAGCGCACCCGACTGGAGGACGCCGCCCGGGACGTCCTCGTGGGCCTCGGCTTCGAGGACATGCTGAACTTCCACCTCGCGAGCGAACGCGACTGCTTCGAGCGACTGGGCCTCGACGTGCCCGAGGGTGACGCGCCCGCACTCGACGCGCCACTCGGTGAGGCCCCGCCGGTGACCATCGCGGAACCGTACAGCGAGGACTACACGCTCGTGCGCACGTGGGCGCTCCCGTCGCTCATGATGGTGCTGGAGAACAACACCCACCGGTCGTACCCGCAGGACCTCGCGGAGATCGGCCTCGCGGCGCACGTCGACACGAGCGAGGAGACGAAGACCGCCGAGCGCCGGACCGTCGCGGGCGTCCTCGCGCGCACCGACGCGGGCTACGAGGCGGCGAAGGGTCGCCTGCAGGCGCTCGCTCGGGCGTTCGACGTGGGACTGGAGACGCCCCCGACGAGTCACCCGACGTTCATCGAGGGACGCTGTGCGAGCGTCGTCCTCGACGGCGAGGCGGTGGGCGTCGTCGGTGAAATCCACCCGCGCGTGCTGGTGGAACACGACCTCGAAGTGCCCGTCGCGGCCTTCGAGTTCGACCTCGCGGCACTGAACTGA
- a CDS encoding quinone-dependent dihydroorotate dehydrogenase — MHLYDAAKPLLFRLPAETAHESTKALLRGVQATPLRGVLADRYAVEDDRLSTSVFGLDFPTPVGVAAGFDKNAEIPGALAALGFGHVEVGAVTAEGQAGNPRPRLFRLPEDRALVNRMGFNNEGADVVGPRLARADVPVPLGVNIGKSKVTPLEDAPDDYRYSYERTAAGGDYFVVNVSSPNTPGLRDLQNREHLERIIGALQDAGAAPLLVKLSPDLTDPAIEEALSVVDDHGLDGVIATNTTTERPDTLRNHNRAETGGLSGEPIEERATRMVRFVAERTDVPVIGVGGVSDAAGAYAKIRAGASLVQLYTALVYEGPALARDVNRGLLERLDRDGFDSVEEAVGADL; from the coding sequence GTGCACCTCTACGACGCCGCGAAGCCCCTCCTGTTCCGGCTTCCGGCAGAGACCGCTCACGAATCGACCAAGGCCCTTCTCCGCGGCGTGCAGGCGACACCCCTCCGGGGAGTGCTCGCCGACCGCTACGCCGTCGAGGACGACCGTCTCTCGACGAGCGTCTTCGGCCTCGACTTCCCCACCCCGGTCGGCGTCGCCGCCGGCTTCGACAAGAACGCCGAGATACCCGGTGCGCTGGCCGCACTCGGGTTCGGTCACGTCGAGGTGGGCGCAGTCACCGCGGAGGGTCAGGCGGGCAACCCGCGCCCGCGCCTTTTCCGCCTTCCCGAGGACCGGGCGCTCGTCAACCGGATGGGCTTCAACAACGAGGGTGCCGACGTCGTCGGACCACGCCTCGCACGCGCGGACGTCCCCGTCCCCCTCGGGGTGAATATCGGCAAGTCGAAGGTCACCCCACTGGAGGACGCCCCGGACGACTACCGCTACAGCTACGAGCGAACCGCCGCGGGCGGCGACTACTTCGTCGTCAACGTCTCCAGCCCCAACACGCCGGGACTGCGTGACCTCCAGAACCGCGAGCACCTCGAACGCATCATCGGTGCGCTTCAGGACGCGGGCGCCGCGCCCCTCCTCGTCAAGCTCTCGCCGGACCTCACCGACCCCGCCATCGAGGAGGCGCTCTCGGTCGTCGACGACCACGGACTCGACGGCGTCATCGCCACCAACACGACCACGGAGCGTCCCGACACCCTCCGGAACCACAACCGCGCGGAGACCGGCGGCCTCTCGGGAGAACCCATCGAAGAGCGCGCAACCCGCATGGTGCGCTTCGTCGCCGAACGGACCGACGTCCCCGTAATCGGCGTCGGAGGCGTCTCGGACGCCGCGGGCGCGTACGCGAAGATTCGGGCGGGTGCCTCGCTCGTCCAGCTGTACACCGCACTCGTCTACGAGGGACCAGCGCTCGCGCGCGACGTCAACCGCGGCCTCCTCGAACGCCTCGACCGGGACGGCTTCGACTCCGTCGAGGAGGCCGTCGGCGCCGACCTGTAG
- a CDS encoding class I SAM-dependent methyltransferase → MTATASGSPSHLLTMPMDWEAEFYAATDWERGAYVGGEDMADHLATFFDRVGVPDSVGSVGCGPAAAEFAVAEAYPDTEFHCYDIAPSVVAANREKAREEGLGNVHFAVDSLPDLAVDDEFDLVYCVAVLYFVEDVEDALRALYDRVAPGGHLVFTYPNSYLRAWVRDLPEGQKREAFSLVEAGENLLTYDDLEDVLGTRPRSYWTLVDARDEEYASRRAPAVFVPKRA, encoded by the coding sequence GTGACCGCAACGGCTTCGGGGTCGCCGTCCCACCTCCTCACCATGCCGATGGACTGGGAGGCGGAGTTCTACGCCGCCACCGACTGGGAGCGCGGCGCGTACGTCGGTGGCGAGGACATGGCCGACCACCTCGCGACGTTCTTCGACCGGGTCGGCGTTCCCGACTCCGTGGGGTCGGTCGGCTGTGGCCCGGCCGCCGCCGAGTTCGCCGTCGCCGAGGCGTACCCCGACACCGAGTTCCACTGCTACGACATCGCGCCCAGCGTCGTCGCCGCCAACCGCGAGAAAGCACGCGAGGAGGGTCTCGGCAACGTCCACTTCGCCGTCGACTCCCTGCCGGACCTCGCCGTCGACGACGAGTTCGACCTCGTCTACTGCGTGGCCGTCCTCTACTTCGTCGAGGACGTCGAGGACGCCCTCCGGGCGCTGTACGACCGCGTCGCGCCCGGCGGCCACCTCGTGTTCACCTACCCGAACAGCTACCTCCGGGCGTGGGTTCGCGACCTGCCCGAGGGGCAGAAACGTGAAGCGTTCTCGCTGGTCGAGGCGGGGGAGAACCTGCTGACCTACGACGACCTCGAGGACGTGCTTGGAACGCGCCCGCGAAGCTACTGGACGTTGGTGGACGCGCGAGACGAGGAGTACGCCTCGCGGCGCGCGCCCGCCGTGTTCGTCCCGAAGCGGGCGTGA
- a CDS encoding poly-gamma-glutamate biosynthesis protein PgsC/CapC, producing MLVASLVLAVGLFAVAAVTQLRGLRLGGTIVAGVLAMYSLKNFVMLPLFVGSATLAAGVLWFVREHTLLYGRDEFVVTLLAGSGIPMLLLAVEFALPGPLSRALVRASFIGSVLPGLAAYNFMQVKPEHRREDLLASVGLLSVLLVVGGLLVGPETRFLADYAPLVLFAETSDIALLRGAVVDGPADPVIVAREVVVAAFGVGLVLSELARRTVGLRVGIVSLAILAVYTLSSVRLVGLFLVELVVLVAFVEAVNRTTLLYGRVLIGLATGTGVVLGVALTPLLGVELGLSALVVGLLAGIDAYNVHVTPPAERVQWLAVVLAMYAALLLVLRLVVQPLPDGAPQSLGLPTVVGGVLLVVGCLALALALGARKPDDRSVLSASVLSGGDG from the coding sequence ATGCTCGTCGCCTCGCTGGTCCTCGCGGTCGGCCTCTTCGCGGTCGCAGCCGTCACGCAGCTTCGAGGCCTCCGCCTCGGTGGCACCATCGTCGCCGGCGTGCTCGCGATGTACTCGCTGAAGAACTTCGTGATGCTCCCGCTATTCGTCGGGAGCGCGACGCTCGCCGCCGGCGTCCTCTGGTTCGTCCGGGAGCACACCCTGCTGTACGGGCGCGACGAGTTCGTCGTCACCCTGCTCGCCGGGTCGGGCATCCCGATGCTCCTGCTGGCGGTCGAGTTCGCCCTGCCGGGGCCGCTCTCGCGGGCGCTCGTGCGGGCGTCGTTCATCGGGAGCGTACTCCCCGGGCTGGCGGCGTACAACTTCATGCAGGTCAAACCGGAACACCGCCGGGAGGACCTGCTCGCGTCGGTCGGGCTGCTGTCCGTGCTGCTGGTGGTCGGCGGCCTGCTCGTCGGCCCGGAAACGCGCTTTCTCGCCGACTACGCGCCGCTCGTCCTGTTCGCCGAGACGTCCGACATCGCGCTGCTCCGGGGCGCGGTGGTCGACGGGCCGGCAGACCCGGTCATCGTCGCCCGCGAGGTGGTCGTGGCCGCCTTCGGCGTCGGACTCGTCCTCTCGGAACTCGCTCGGCGGACGGTCGGGCTGCGCGTCGGCATCGTCTCGCTGGCCATCCTCGCGGTCTACACGCTGTCGAGCGTCCGACTGGTCGGCCTCTTCCTCGTCGAACTCGTCGTCCTCGTCGCGTTCGTCGAGGCGGTCAACCGGACGACGCTCCTCTACGGCCGGGTCCTCATCGGGCTGGCGACGGGGACGGGGGTGGTGCTCGGGGTGGCCCTGACCCCGCTGCTGGGCGTCGAACTGGGGCTGTCGGCGCTCGTCGTCGGCCTCCTCGCGGGCATCGACGCCTACAACGTCCACGTCACGCCCCCGGCCGAGCGCGTCCAGTGGCTCGCGGTGGTGCTCGCGATGTACGCCGCGCTGTTGCTCGTCCTCCGCCTCGTCGTCCAGCCCCTCCCGGACGGTGCGCCCCAGTCGCTCGGGCTCCCGACCGTCGTGGGGGGCGTCCTCCTCGTCGTCGGCTGCCTCGCGCTGGCACTCGCGCTCGGCGCGCGGAAACCCGACGACCGGTCGGTGCTCTCGGCGTCGGTCCTCAGCGGGGGTGACGGCTGA
- a CDS encoding DUF7119 family protein gives MSDGDEPPADRESPVGQPVIRGDPAVMGERARQAVGFDPSDPESLALAAETVAAFANNTAGADDNVYMLRGAAACAALVRGEGSYKAAAERAGEDVTVSFIRKWARVHDLPRSVRRYVATGRIAPTAAKHIARVHGDARYQLAWAVLDHDLTVRQVRAAASDINDGESVERALRRQGASVGDISLSLEPSTYRELRRRAAVADSDPEAVIAEALAETHEER, from the coding sequence ATGAGTGACGGCGACGAGCCGCCCGCGGACCGCGAGTCACCGGTCGGCCAACCAGTCATCCGCGGTGACCCGGCGGTCATGGGCGAGCGGGCCCGACAGGCCGTCGGGTTCGACCCGAGCGACCCGGAGAGCCTCGCGCTCGCCGCCGAGACGGTGGCCGCCTTCGCGAACAACACCGCCGGGGCCGACGACAACGTCTACATGCTCCGCGGGGCCGCCGCCTGCGCCGCCCTCGTCCGCGGCGAGGGCTCGTACAAGGCCGCCGCCGAACGCGCGGGCGAGGACGTCACCGTCTCGTTCATCCGCAAGTGGGCGCGCGTCCACGACCTGCCCCGGTCCGTGCGACGGTACGTCGCCACCGGGCGCATCGCCCCCACCGCCGCGAAGCACATCGCGCGCGTCCACGGCGACGCCCGCTACCAGTTGGCGTGGGCCGTCCTCGACCACGACCTCACCGTCAGGCAGGTCCGCGCCGCCGCCAGCGACATCAACGACGGCGAGAGCGTCGAACGCGCGCTCCGCCGACAGGGCGCGAGCGTCGGCGATATCTCGTTATCGCTCGAACCCTCGACGTACCGCGAACTCCGACGGCGTGCCGCGGTGGCCGACAGCGACCCCGAGGCGGTCATCGCTGAGGCACTGGCCGAGACTCACGAGGAGAGGTAG